DNA sequence from the Thiobacillus sp. SCUT-2 genome:
ATCGGCCGGCCAGCGCGGGGCCGCTGGGCGGAGCGCCCCACCACGACCGCCGCATCCAGGCGTTTTCGGTGACGATCGACGATCCGCTCGACCGCTACGGGCTGCAGTCGGCCCTGTCCATGCTGCTGTCCTTCCGTGCCGAGAACCTGCTGCGCTTCAAGGCCATCGTCAACCTGCGGGGCGAGCCGCAGCCGGTCGTGCTGCACGGCGTGCAGCACGTGCTCTACCCGGAAGCGCGGCTCGACGCCTGGCCCGATGACGACCATCGCAGCCGCTTCGTCTTCATCGTGCGCGACCTCGAGCCGGCCTTCGTCGCCAAGCTGCTCGCCGATTTCTCCGGCGCCGCGGGCCTCCGTGCCGACGACAGCATGAGGCACGCGCCATGAACCTCGCGCAGCGCTTCCTGATCGGCGCGATTCGCGTCTACCAGCTCGCGCTCTCGCCCTGGCTCGGCCGGCAGTGCCGCTTCCTGCCGACCTGCTCGGAATACGGCAAGGAGGCGATCGAAAAGCACGGCGCCCTCAAGGGAAGCTGGCTCGCCGCGAAGCGCATCGGCCGCTGCCGCCCCGGCTGCGCCCACGGCCACGACCCGGTGCCGCCGGTCGACCCGCCGCGGCGTTAAAATGCCGTTCATGCCGTCGCGCCGCCTGCTTTCCTGGCTCTTCGCCCTGACCCTGCTGTTCGGTCAGGCGGCGGCGTTCGCCCATGCGCTGACGCACCTGCGCCCGCACGATGCCGGCCTTCCCGACAAGGTGTGCGAAGTCTGCGTCGCCCATGCCCAGCTCGGCGCCGCGCTGCCGCCCAGCCCGGTCGTCGTGGCGACCGCGCCGATCATCCCCGTCTACACGCCGGGCGCAACGCCCGCCTGGGCCGACCTCGCCCCCCGTCCCGCCTGCGCCCGCGCGCCGCCCGCTCCGCTCGACGCCTGAGTTGCCCGCCACCGCGCCTTTGGCGCGCGCGGGCGTCTGCCTCACGTTTGACGGAGTCAACCATGTTACGTCCCGCTCTCCTGGCGGCCGCGCTTGCGGCCGCCTTTCCGGCGCACGCCGATGACCAGGCCGACCTCGCCGCGCTGCGCGCCGAGGTCCAGGCCATGAAGACCGGCTACGAAGCACGCATCCAGGCCCTCGAGGCGCGGCTTGCGAAAGCCGAGGCCGCTGCGGCAGCGCCGAGCGCGGCCCCGGCAGCAAGCGCTGCGCCCGTGGAAGCGGCCAGCTCGGCGCCGGCCAATCCCGGCGCCTTCAACCCCGCGATCTCGCTCATCCTGCAGGGCGGCTACGCCAACCTGAAGGACATCCCCGCTCGCCAGATCGCCGGCTTCCTGACGAACGACGCCGCTTCCACGCCGGCGCGCGGCTTCTCGGTCGACGACAGCGAACTCGTGCTGGCCTCCAACATCGATCCGTATTTCCGCGGCTATTTCAACGCCACGCTGAACGACGGCAGCGTCGGCGTCGAGGAGGCGTGGTTCCAGACCATCGCGCTGGGACATGGCCTGACCGTCAAGGGCGGGCGCTTCCGTTCCGGCATCGGCTACCAGAACGAGCAGCATCCGCACGCGTGGGATTTCGCCACCAACAACCTGATGTACCAGACGCTGTTCGGTGAAGGCTATGGCAACGACGGCTTGCAGCTACGCTGGGTCGCGCCGACCGACCTGTTCACCGAGCTTGGGGCCGAGATCGGCCGCGGCGCCCAGTTCCCCGGCACCGACCGCAACCGGAACGGCGCGGGCAGCTACGCGCTCTACGGCCACATCGGTGGCGACGTCGGCGAGTCGAACAGCTGGCGCGGCGGCGTCTCCTACCTGTCGACGCGCGCCGACGCGCGCACGGGCACGCTGACCGACAGCAACGGCACCCTTGTCGACACCGCCTTCAGCGGCGACAGCAGGACCTGGATGGCGGATTTCGTCTGGAAGTGGGCGCCGCTGGGCAATCCGACGGTCCGCAATTTCAAGTTCGCGGCCGAGCTGTTCCGCCGCGAGGAAAGCGGCGGCCTCAGCTGCAGCGGCGGCTTGCTTTGCACCGGAAGTGCGGGAGCGTACCAGGCCACGCAATACGGCGGCTACGCGCAGGCGGCCTACCAGTTCATGCCGCGCTGGCGCGTCGGCTATCGCTACGACGTGCTCGACCCCGGCTCGCGCGAGTACGGCCTCAACGACACCGCCCTGCCGCGCACCGACTACCGCCCGACCCGGCATTCGCTGATGGTCGACTATTCGCCGTCCGAGTTCTCGCGCCTGCGCCTGCAGGTCACGCAGGACCGCGCGAACGTCGGCCAGGACGAGAACCAGTGGTACCTGCGATACATCTACAGCCTCGGCACGCACGGCGCGCACACGTTCTAAGGAGACCCCGATGAAGCCTTTCCGCCTGTTCTCCTTCCTCTTCGCGGCGTGGCCTGTCTTTGCCCATGCCGCCCTCAACGTCTTCGCCTGCGAGCCCGAGTGGGGCGCGCTCGCCACCGAACTCGGCGGCGACGCGGTCAAGGTCTACACCGCCACCACGGCGATGCAGGACCCCCACCACATCGAGGCACGCCCCAGCCTGATCGCCCAGATGCGGCGCGCCAACCTCGCCGTGTGCACCGGCGCCGAACTCGAGATCGGCTGGCTGCCAGTGCTGCTGCAGCAGTCCGGCAACGCTGCGATCCAGCCCGGCCAGCCCGGCTACTTCGAGGCAGCGCGCCAGGTCGCGCTGCTGGAGAAGCCGATGGTGCTCGATCGCGCCCAGGGCGACATCCACGCCGCGGGCAATCCGCACGTCCAGACCGACCCGCGCAACATCGCGCGCGTGGCGCAGGCGCTCGCCGCCCGCATGGCCGAACTCGATCCCGCCCGCGCGGCGCTCTACCGCGCCCGGCTCGCCGGGTTCAACACGCGCTGGAACGCCGCGATCGCGCGCTGGCAGGCCGAGGCCGCACCCTTGCGCGGCATGCCCATCGCGGTGCAGCACCTGGGCTTTCCCTACCTCGAGAACTGGCTGGGGCTGAAGCAGGTCGCGGTGCTGGAGCCGAAGCCGGGGGTGGCGCCGTCGGTCGGCCAGCTCGCCGACGTCGCGGCGCGGCTCAAGGCGACGCCGGCGCGCGCCGTGATCCGCGCCGCCTACCAGGACCCGCGTCCATCGGAATGGCTGGCCGCGCATGCCGGCATCCCGGCGATCGCGCTGCCCTTCACCGTCGGCGGCTCGGCGCGCGCCGGCGACCTGTTCGGGCTGTTCGACGACACGGTCGACCAGTTACTGAGGGCCGCCCGATGAACTGGGCCGCGCTCGACCCCGGCCTGCTCGGCTGGCCGTTCGCCGCCGGCCTGCTGGTCCTCGCCACCCACGTCCCGCTGGGGCGGCGGGTGCTGGCGCGCGGGATCATCTTTCTCGACCTCGCCATCGCGCAGATCGCCGTCCTCGGCGTGATCGCGGCGCACGCCCTCGGCTGGGAAACCCAGGGCTGGCAGACCCAGCTCGCGGCGGCGGCCGCGGCGCTGGCGGGCGCGGCCTTCCTCGCGCGCTGCGAGGAACGCTGGCCCGAGATCCAGGAAGCGCTGATCGGCTCGTCGTTCGCGGTCGCCGCGAGCCTCGCCGTACTGCTGCTCGCGGGCGATCCCCAAGGCGGCGAGC
Encoded proteins:
- the yidD gene encoding membrane protein insertion efficiency factor YidD, translated to MNLAQRFLIGAIRVYQLALSPWLGRQCRFLPTCSEYGKEAIEKHGALKGSWLAAKRIGRCRPGCAHGHDPVPPVDPPRR
- a CDS encoding TonB-dependent receptor produces the protein MLRPALLAAALAAAFPAHADDQADLAALRAEVQAMKTGYEARIQALEARLAKAEAAAAAPSAAPAASAAPVEAASSAPANPGAFNPAISLILQGGYANLKDIPARQIAGFLTNDAASTPARGFSVDDSELVLASNIDPYFRGYFNATLNDGSVGVEEAWFQTIALGHGLTVKGGRFRSGIGYQNEQHPHAWDFATNNLMYQTLFGEGYGNDGLQLRWVAPTDLFTELGAEIGRGAQFPGTDRNRNGAGSYALYGHIGGDVGESNSWRGGVSYLSTRADARTGTLTDSNGTLVDTAFSGDSRTWMADFVWKWAPLGNPTVRNFKFAAELFRREESGGLSCSGGLLCTGSAGAYQATQYGGYAQAAYQFMPRWRVGYRYDVLDPGSREYGLNDTALPRTDYRPTRHSLMVDYSPSEFSRLRLQVTQDRANVGQDENQWYLRYIYSLGTHGAHTF
- a CDS encoding metal ABC transporter substrate-binding protein, producing MKPFRLFSFLFAAWPVFAHAALNVFACEPEWGALATELGGDAVKVYTATTAMQDPHHIEARPSLIAQMRRANLAVCTGAELEIGWLPVLLQQSGNAAIQPGQPGYFEAARQVALLEKPMVLDRAQGDIHAAGNPHVQTDPRNIARVAQALAARMAELDPARAALYRARLAGFNTRWNAAIARWQAEAAPLRGMPIAVQHLGFPYLENWLGLKQVAVLEPKPGVAPSVGQLADVAARLKATPARAVIRAAYQDPRPSEWLAAHAGIPAIALPFTVGGSARAGDLFGLFDDTVDQLLRAAR